The Anopheles coluzzii chromosome 2, AcolN3, whole genome shotgun sequence genome window below encodes:
- the LOC120951738 gene encoding polyadenylate-binding protein 2: MADDSLLNDSNLATLGSNDDEAELLIEDDYLKGSEMQIDPELEAIKARVKEMEEEAEKLKQLQSEVTKQMTLGSPTGSTPMLTAEEKAEVDNRSIYVGNVDYGATAEELEAHFHGCGAINRVTILCNKADGHPKGFAYIEFGSKEFVETALAMNETLFRGRQIKVNPKRTNRPGMCQTNRFPRGVRGRAARVSRACCYGAHRGTRRPIRGYRGRATYYAPY, encoded by the exons ATGGCTGATGATAGTTTGCTAAACGATTCGAACCTGGCTACGCTGGGAAGCAACGACGATGAAGCCGAGCTCCTGATAGAG GACGATTATCTAAAAGGTTCGGAAATGCAGATCGACCCAGAGCTGGAAGCCATCAAGGCACGGGTGAAAGAAATGGAAGAGGAGGCAGAAAAATTGAAGCAGTTGCAGTCGGAAGTCACGAAACAGATGACCTTGGGTTCGCCCACCGGCTCGACGCCCATGCTGACGGCGGAGGAAAAGGCCGAGGTGGACAATCGGTCCATTTACGTGGGAAACGTCGATTACGGTGCGACTGCCGAAGAGCTGGAAGCCCATTTCCATGGCTGTGGAGCCATTAATCGAGTTACGATTCTCTGCAACAAAGCCGACGGCCACCCGAAGGGCTTTGCGTACATTGAGTTCGGATCAAAGGAATTTGTGGAGACAGCGCTCGCCATGAACGAAACACTATTCCGGGGCCGACAGATCAAGGTGAACCCTAAGCGCACCAACCGTCCGGGAATGTGCCAAACCAATCGGTTTCCCCGAGGCGTACGCGGACGTGCCGCCAGGGTGTCCAGGGCTTGCTGCTACGGTGCGCACCGTGGTACCAGGAGACCGAT TCGTGGTTACCGAGGCCGTGCGACGTATTATGCACCTTATTAA
- the LOC120950855 gene encoding 28S ribosomal protein S17, mitochondrial, translating to MASRVAMLLGQVVPCVKVNASKIRVRRMELDTNLNMYFKKDEFYFAHDPDKRCKTGDIVLIKELPERLTRLISHSVEEIVYPLGDITDPITGKKVVVGKYREDIEEANRLFGKSKDAFDYANAPPRGRLEGTRDFTHGETYIKYHEDGKDQPFAV from the exons ATGGCTAGCCGTGTAGCAATGCTGTTGGGGCAAGTAGTCCCATGTGTTAAGGTGAACGCATCCAAAATACGAGTGCGACGAATGGAGCTGGACACGAATCTGAACATG TACTTCAAAAAGGATGAGTTTTACTTTGCCCACGATCCGGACAAGCGGTGCAAAACGGGCGACATCGTGCTGATCAAGGAGCTGCCCGAAAGACTTACACGGCTCATTTCGCACTCCGTGGAAGAGATCGTGTACCCGCTGGGCGACATTACCGACCCGATCACGGGCAAGAAGGTGGTCGTGGGCAAATACCGCGAGGATATTGAGGAAGCGAATCGGTTGTTCGGCAAATCGAAGGATGCGTTTGACTATGCCAACGCACCACCGCGCGGTCGGCTGGAGGGTACGCGCGATTTTACGCACGGAGAAACATACATCAAGTACCACGAGGACGGCAAAGATCAACCATTTGCAGTGTAA